Genomic DNA from Shouchella patagoniensis:
AAAGCCAACAGTCAGTGAAATTCGTGCTCCGTAAACGAGTCGAGAAAAATTATCTCGGCCTGACCCATCCGTTCCGAGCCAATTATCACCATCTGCTCTCGCTTCAATTTTTGAAAGTTGTGAAGCAGTTGGGTCATGGGTCGCAATTACATCAGCAAAAATTGCCACAAGAATCATAAATGATAAAAAGACAATCCCAACTAAAGCCAATTTATTCTTGCTGAATCGACGGAAAGCAAGTCTCGTAGGACTAAGGCTTTTTTCTTCATTCAACTCGGGCTTTAGAGGAGTAATATCTGGTGTTTCATTTAACCTCGGTTCCATTCTTATTCACCTCAATCAAGTCGAATACGCGGATCAATAACTGCATAGAAGATATCCGCTAATAAATTACCAATTAACACGGACAAGCCAATTAACAAGTTGACAGCCATAATAACTGGGTAATCACGATTCGCCATTCCCGACAAAAATAATGTCCCAATGCCAGGGTAGTTAAATACGGTTTCCACAATAAAAGCACCGCTTAACAACATGCCGATCTCCATCCCGAGCAACGTCACTATTGGAATCAACGCATTACGTAATGTATGCTTGTACAAAACCGACTTTGAACCTACACCTTTAGCACGCGCTGTGCGGATAAAATCACTACCTTTAATATCAAGCATCTCTGATCGCATATAACGCATAAAAATTGCTGTACTAGATAACCCTAATGTTAAACCAGGTAAAACAAGATGTTGGATTCGACTTATGAAAGCATCAAAACCAGTTAAGTTAGCTGACCCAATTGAGCCTTGTGTTGGAAACCAACCTAGACCGAATGAGAAAAGGTAAATGCCCAATAAGCCAGCAAAAAAGTTAGGTGTTGCTAAACCAAGAAAAGCGAATGAAGTAGCCGCATAATCCAAAGGAGAATTTTTTTTTCTAGCTGAATAAATGCCAATTGGAATGGAAACAATCAAAGTGACAAAGAGCGCAAATGCACCTAAATAAAACGTATTTCCGAGTCGTTGAGAAATAAGTTCACTAACTGCCCTTCCTGTGAAATGAGTAGACATTCCCAAATCACCTGTAATTGCCCTAGATAACCAATTCCAATATTGAATATGTACAGGGTCATTTAGTCCTAATGCATCTCGACGTTCTTCAATTACTTCACGGGGGGTATTTGGATCAATCGCTTCCCCACTCAGTGCATCTCCAGGTGCGAGATAAGCAAATAAAAAAACAATAACTGTTAAAATAAACACCATAGGTATAAACTGTAAAATGCGCCTAATTAGAAATTTG
This window encodes:
- a CDS encoding ABC transporter permease, whose protein sequence is MLKFLIRRILQFIPMVFILTVIVFLFAYLAPGDALSGEAIDPNTPREVIEERRDALGLNDPVHIQYWNWLSRAITGDLGMSTHFTGRAVSELISQRLGNTFYLGAFALFVTLIVSIPIGIYSARKKNSPLDYAATSFAFLGLATPNFFAGLLGIYLFSFGLGWFPTQGSIGSANLTGFDAFISRIQHLVLPGLTLGLSSTAIFMRYMRSEMLDIKGSDFIRTARAKGVGSKSVLYKHTLRNALIPIVTLLGMEIGMLLSGAFIVETVFNYPGIGTLFLSGMANRDYPVIMAVNLLIGLSVLIGNLLADIFYAVIDPRIRLD